A single genomic interval of Heterodontus francisci isolate sHetFra1 chromosome 45, sHetFra1.hap1, whole genome shotgun sequence harbors:
- the LOC137356441 gene encoding histone H2B 7-like has product MLEIFSRSGSICAYGFGDVYKKGAPRKVSVIPCGELIVTMVDDKKTAAPPKKGGKKALKKAPTKGNKKRRRPRKESYSIYVYKVMKQVHPDTGISSKAMSIMNSFVNDIFERIAGEASRLAHYNKRSTISSREIQTAVRLLLPGELAKHAVSEGTKAVTKYTSSK; this is encoded by the coding sequence CATACGGCTTTGGGGATGTCTATAAAAAGGGAGCTCCGCGCAAAGTTTCGGTTATTCCGTGTGGAGAGTTGATCGTAACTATGGTTGACGACAAGAAAACAGCAGCACCTCCCAAGAAGGGTGGCAAGAAAGCTCTGAAGAAGGCGCCAACGAAGGGTAACAAGAAACGGAGAAGACCCAGGAaagaaagttactccatctacgtgtacaaagtgatgaagcaggttcaccctgacaccggcatctcctccaaggccatgagcatcatgaattcgtttgtgaatgatattttcgagcgaatcgcgggtgaggcttcccgcctggcccattacaacaaacgcagcaccatcagctcccgggagatccagaccgccgtgcgcctgctgctgcccggggagctggccaaacacgccgtgtcggaaggtacaaaggcggtcaccaagtacaccagctccaagtaa